The Chiloscyllium punctatum isolate Juve2018m chromosome 45, sChiPun1.3, whole genome shotgun sequence genome has a segment encoding these proteins:
- the LOC140467432 gene encoding glutathione S-transferase Mu 1-like → MAMTLGYWDIRGLAQPIRLLLEYTGTAYEEKLYSCGEAPNYDKACWFDVKYTLGLDFPNLPYLINGDVKITQSNAIMRYIARKHNLVGETEDEQIRVDMLENQSMDFRMGFVRLAYNPDFEDLKGDYLKGLPNLLKQFSDFLGKRPWFAGDKITFVDFLMYELLDEHRVFESKCLEEFQNLKDFVDHFEALEKIAAYMKSDRFMKGPFNNKMAKWGHK, encoded by the exons TTGGCCCAGCCAATTCGCTTGCTTTTGGAATATACTGGAACAGCGTATGAAGAGAAGTTATATTCATGTGGAGAAG CTCCCAATTATGACAAAGCGTGCTGGTTTGATGTGAAATATACACTTGGACTGGATTTCCCAAAT CTCCCATACTTAATTAATGGGGatgtgaaaattacccagagcaATGCCATTATGCGTTATATTGCAAGGAAACATAATCTTG tgggtgagacagaggatgAACAGATCCGTGTTGATATGTTGGAGAACCAGTCGATGGATTTCCGCATGGGCTTCGTCCGACTTGCCTACAACCCTGATTTT GAGGATCTGAAGGGTGATTATCTGAAAGGCCTGCCAAACCTATTGAAGCAATTCTCTGACTTCCTGGGGAAGAGACCTTGGTTTGCTGGTGACAAG ATTACTTTTGTGGATTTCCTAATGTATGAACTCTTGGATGAGCATCGTGTGTTTGAATCCAAGTGTTTGGAGGAGTTTCAAAACCTGAAGGATTTTGTGGACCATTTTGAG GCTTTAGAGAAGATCGCAGCATATATGAAATCTGACCGCTTTATGAAGGGGCCGTTCAATAATAAAATGGCCAAATGGGGTCACAAGTAA